The Microbulbifer sp. YPW1 genome contains the following window.
TAGTAACCCGCGGAGTAACCTTCACCGGAGAAGATGTGTCCGAAGTGCGGCGTGCGGTGACGCATCACCAGCTCAGACGGCATACCCAATGCATCCAGGGTTTCACGCTCAAACTTGTCGGGATCGATACCCTCAGGATTCGTGGTGTGCAGCTTCATATCGACCAGTGCCGACGCCAGGTATTCGGTAGTTGCGAAGCCCTGGTTGAAGTTGGCGGCCTTCTTGATTTTGGCTACGAGCTCTGCCGGAATCGGCTCGCCAGTTTTGGCGTGCACCAGGTAGTTGTCGATGATCGGGTCGGTGCTCAACCAGCGCTCCAGCAACTGGGACTGGAATTCGGTGTAATCGCGCACGCCACCGTTCAGGGTCGGGTAGCTCACATTGGAAGCCAGGAAGTGCAGAGCGTGGCCGAACTCGTGGAAGAAAGTCTCTGCATCATCCCAACTAACCAGGACGGGCTCGCCGGGTGCACCCTTGATGAAGTTCGAGTTGTTGGAAGCCAGTACGGTTTCCTTGCCATCAAATGTGGTGTGATCGCGATACATGCTCGCCCAGGCGCCGGAACGCTTGCCGGAACGCGCGAACGGATCCAGGTACCACAGACCAATGTGCTCACCGGTGGTCTTGTCTTTCACTTCCCAGACTTTAACGTCTTCATGGAAGACCGGCACACTGCCCTCTTCTACCGGCGTAAAGCTGAAATTGAACAGCTCGCCGGCAACGTAGAACATGCCTTCACGCAGCTTATCCAGTTGCAGGTACTGCTTCACTTCATCGGAGTTCAGGTCGTACTTCGCCTTGCGCACTTTCTCGGCGTAGTAGCGGTAGTCCCAGGGCTTGATCTTGATGCCGGCCTTTTCCGCATCGGCAACGGCCTGCATATCCGCCACTTCTTCATGCACACGGGCAACAGCCGCCGGCCACACCGCTTCCATCAGCTCGATGGCATTTTCCGGGTTCTTCGCCATGCGGTTCTGCAGGCGCCACTGGGCATAGTTGTCGAAGCCCAGCAATGCTACACGCTCATCGCGCAGCTGCAGGATCTCGGCGATGATTGCATTGTTGTCGTGCTCACCGCCGTTGTCGCCGCGGCTGTAGTAGTTGGTCCACACCTTCTCACGCAGCGCGCGGTCTTCGGAGTAGGTCAGGAACGGGTCCATGGAGGAGCGGGTGTTCTTGATCGCGTACTTGCCCTTCTGACCTTTTTCTTCAGCCATGGAGGCAGCCGCTTTGACGAAAGATTCGGGCAGTCCTGCCAGCTGATCTTCGGTCAGGAAAATATCGTAGCCTTCCTCATCCGCCAGCACGTTGTTGGCAAACTTGGTGTGCAGTTCGGCCAGGCGGTTATTGATTTCCGCGTAGCGCTTCTTGTCTTCACCAGACAGGGTCGCACCGTTGGTCGCGAATTCGTCATACACCAGCTCGACAACGCGCTTCTGCTCGGCGTTCAGATCGGAATCGTTGCGAGACTCGAACACTGCCTTCACACGCTGGAACAGTTTGTCGTTCTGAATAATCTTGGAGTTAAAGGCGGCCAGTTTCGGGGCCATTTCCGCCTGTACGGCACGGAACTCCGGAGAAGACATGTTGCCACTCCAGATACCCCAGTAGGTGAATACCTGGCTCAGCGCTTTGCCACTGCGCTCCATCTCTTCGATGGTATTGGCGAAGGTCGGCGCTTCCGGATTGTTGGCTATCTTGTCGATTTCGGCCAGATTCTGGGCCATGCCGTATTCCAGGGCTGGCTTGAGGGCTTCCACATCCATCTTGTCGAATGCAGGAACACCGCCGTATGGGCCTACCCACTCCGCCAGCAAGGGATTGCTTTTGGCAACGTCCGCAACGATTTCTGCAGAAGCGGATACCTGCTCCGCCGGTTTCGCGGCCTGGACTTGTTCGGGCTCTTTACTGCAACCGGCAACCGTTGCCAGGGCAGCAGCGATGGACATCGCGATCAGTGTTTGACGCATCGACTCGATCCTCTAGTAGTTTGCTTAATTAGAATTATGAGTGCCCGGAGTGTACCGCGGGGTGCTAGATCCCGCTATGCACTGCGCACCACCCCAAAACTTCCTGTCGCGAAGTGCATTGCCCGCAGCACTATCCCCCACCGCTGATCAACCTTTCGGAGGATTTGGCGAGATGGCATTTTTTGCGCCATTTGATAACGACTTAATAAGTGCATAGTTTCAATGCAGATGCAGAACCCGCAGCAGACTGCGCGCTGCGGGAAACCGTCGAATGAGGAATGCTTAAGGGGAGTTGTGGAACCAGGGACCAGAGGGATTGAGGAGTGGAGAGATTAAGGAGCGGAAGATTCATGCGCGTCCGCGGCGCAATAGATACAACCGGGCCATCAGGCCCGGCGCCGGTCCTCTACGACACTGCCAACCGCGAGTAATTCTTCTTCGTGCTCTGTCTCCCGCCAGGGCTCATCCAGAGCCGCTTCAATCCAGGACTGCACAGCGGGAAGTGCGAGGATTCTCTGGCAATAATCCATTGCCTCGCGCCCCAGAGAGAGCTGGTAACCGGTAATGCGGATTACTACCGGTGCAAAGAATGCGTCCACGGCGGTGAACCCCTGCCCCGCCAGAAATGGGCCACCGAACCGCGATAAACCCTGCTTCCACAGCTCCTCAATTCGATCCAGGTCTTTCTGCAGAGCCTGATCCACCTCTTTGAGAGCAACGGTGACCCCGCAGCTCATGCTGCACTGATTGCGCAGCGCGAAGAATCCGGCGTGCATCTCCGCAGCCGCACAACGCGCCCAGGCCCTCGCCTGCTTGTCTTCAGGCCAGACTGCGGGATGGGATTCGTAGAGATACTCGGTGAT
Protein-coding sequences here:
- a CDS encoding M3 family metallopeptidase: MRQTLIAMSIAAALATVAGCSKEPEQVQAAKPAEQVSASAEIVADVAKSNPLLAEWVGPYGGVPAFDKMDVEALKPALEYGMAQNLAEIDKIANNPEAPTFANTIEEMERSGKALSQVFTYWGIWSGNMSSPEFRAVQAEMAPKLAAFNSKIIQNDKLFQRVKAVFESRNDSDLNAEQKRVVELVYDEFATNGATLSGEDKKRYAEINNRLAELHTKFANNVLADEEGYDIFLTEDQLAGLPESFVKAAASMAEEKGQKGKYAIKNTRSSMDPFLTYSEDRALREKVWTNYYSRGDNGGEHDNNAIIAEILQLRDERVALLGFDNYAQWRLQNRMAKNPENAIELMEAVWPAAVARVHEEVADMQAVADAEKAGIKIKPWDYRYYAEKVRKAKYDLNSDEVKQYLQLDKLREGMFYVAGELFNFSFTPVEEGSVPVFHEDVKVWEVKDKTTGEHIGLWYLDPFARSGKRSGAWASMYRDHTTFDGKETVLASNNSNFIKGAPGEPVLVSWDDAETFFHEFGHALHFLASNVSYPTLNGGVRDYTEFQSQLLERWLSTDPIIDNYLVHAKTGEPIPAELVAKIKKAANFNQGFATTEYLASALVDMKLHTTNPEGIDPDKFERETLDALGMPSELVMRHRTPHFGHIFSGEGYSAGYYGYMWADVLTSDASEAFAEAEGGFYDKEVAGKLVKYLFAPRNAMDPAEAYRKFRGRDAGIEPLMRDRGFPVPGEEGTAAVTGE
- a CDS encoding glutathione S-transferase family protein codes for the protein MYQLFIGNKNYSSWSLRPWLLATELDIPFEEQLVPFDEGGSWNKFRKFSPTGLVPCLVDGDTTVWDSLAITEYLYESHPAVWPEDKQARAWARCAAAEMHAGFFALRNQCSMSCGVTVALKEVDQALQKDLDRIEELWKQGLSRFGGPFLAGQGFTAVDAFFAPVVIRITGYQLSLGREAMDYCQRILALPAVQSWIEAALDEPWRETEHEEELLAVGSVVEDRRRA